From Cygnus atratus isolate AKBS03 ecotype Queensland, Australia chromosome 1, CAtr_DNAZoo_HiC_assembly, whole genome shotgun sequence, the proteins below share one genomic window:
- the MRTFA gene encoding myocardin-related transcription factor A isoform X5, producing the protein MPPLKSPAAFHEQRRSLERARTEDYLKRKIRSRPERSELVRMHILEETSAEPSLQAKQLKLKRARLADDLNEKIAQRPGPMELVEKNILPVESSLKEAIIVGQVNYPKVADNSSFDEDSSDALSPEQPASHESQGSVPSPMDSRICEPLPSTTGTSLAQGTSQLQISADSNETLFLPEQPPPPLPPPPLLPPSLTNGAALPAAKPPPTLIKQSQPKSTSEKSQRSKKAKELKPKVKKLKYHQYIPPDQKQDKGAPPMDSSYAKILQQQQLFLQLQILNQQQQQHYNYQTILPAPPKPPGEQQSGASAPAVRNLSATVSSTSSVSSGSSGLMRQNSNAAVGKPGPLPANLDEMKVAELKQELKLRALPVSGTKTDLIERLRAYQEQNGAAGPTTPTPKPSAAAILPKAAEVVVAFPAARLSTGPALVTTGIAPAEVVVATVTGGSVMKFGSTGSTPPVSPTPSERSQMSTGDENSATGDAFGEMVTSPLTQLTLQASPVQFLVKEESSKPSSCSVNAAPRSERCGTGNSRDAEVRDKDQMLQEKDKQIEELTRMLKQKQQLVEMLRLQLEQEKRSQQSLPAPAAAGERAALASSPAAFGIQVKSENGFLSCQSAKPTSGQTDQFSPAPAASQMDTSNPSPVPKKAVMVKQEVPAAEAEPPCQSHSPRLFLGQQGSALSDLIKGSPPPTLITDSTGTHIVLTVTKQSAERQGLSPHGKAGSSCPALQRVQSSPAKTSSQPQCQLPASTPQQPTQQKQQQQPTQQQKQQQQPRGLNQPVRKGQKPGLQVVTGQQPHTILSFSAPPNLQPFFLNGFHKGSLKTGAPGKAGQPSVPEKPSSQPGSPAAPSPSHMDLEQQQQQQHTSLFGTPPPPLPVPSVPMKEPPGYEEAMKQQPKAQENGCSSQQMDDLFDILIESGEISADFKEQSSPAGKDPPAAPACSSPPSSHHSSELAVPGSLGQPVPVGRLEDFLESSTGLPLLTAGHDGPEPLSLIDDLHSEMLSSSAILDHPPSPMDTSELHFAHEPAGGIALDLAEANLDSMDWLELPGGSVMSLAPLSTAAPSLFSTDFLDGHDLQLHWDSCL; encoded by the exons cTCTGAAAAGCCCAGCTGCATTTCATGAACAAAGAAGGAGTTTGGAGCGGGCCAGG ACAGAGGACTATCTGAAACGGAAAATCCGGTCCAGGCCAGAGAGATCGGAGCTGGTTAGGATGCACATTCTGGAAG AGACCTCGGCCGAACCCTCCTTGCAGGCCAAGCAGCTGAAGCTAAAGAGAGCCAGACTGGCAGATGACCTCAATGAGAAGATAGCGCAGAGGCCAGGTCCCATGGAGCTGGTGGAGAAGAACATCTTGCCTGTGGAATCCAGCCTGAAGGAAGCCATTATAG ttggACAGGTGAACTACCCAAAGGTTGCAGACAATTCCTCCTTTGACGAGGACAGCAGTGATGCCCTCTCCCCCGAACAGCCAGCCAGCCATGAGTCCCAGGGGTCTGTCCCATCGCCGATGGACTCCCGGATTTGTGAGCCTCTCCCTAGCACCACTGGCACATCACTAGCTCAG GGTACATCCCAATTGCAGATCAGTGCAGACTCCAATGAAACACTTTTCCTACCCGAACAGCCCCCCCCGCCTCTGCCACCTCCACCTCTCCTGCCCCCTAGTCTTACCAATGGAGCGGCTCTTCCTGCTGCCAAGCCCCCACCGACGCTCATTAAG cAAAGCCAGCCCAAGTCTACCAGTGAGAAGTCTCAGCGCAGTAAGAAAGCCAAGGAGTTGAAGCCGAAAGTCAAGAAGCTTAAATATCATCAGTATATCCCCCCGGACCAAAAGCAGGACAAGGGAGCTCCTCCCATGGATTCATCCTATGCCAAaatactgcagcagcagcaactctTTCTCCAGCTTCAGATCCtcaaccagcagcagcagcagcactacaACTACCAGACCATCCTGCCAGCTCCACCGAA GcctccaggagagcagcagagtgGTGCCAGTGCCCCTGCCGTACGCAATCTCTCTGCCACAGTCAGTAGCACCTCTTCAGTATCCTCCGGTTCCAGCGGGCTGATGCGACAGAACAGTAACGCTGCAGTGGGCAAGCCAGGCCCTCTCCCTGCCAACCTAGATGAGATGAAG GTGGCAGAGCTGAAGCAGGAGTTGAAGCTGAGGGCCTTGCCTGTCTCGGGCACAAAGACGGACCTGATTGAGCGTCTCAGAGCCTACCAAGAGCAGAACGGTGCGGCCGGCCCAACCACCCCCACTCCCAAGCCCAGCGCTGCAGCCATTCTCCCCAAAGCTGCCGAAGTGGTGGTGGCCTTCCCTGCCGCCAGGCTGAGCACGGGGCCAGCCCTGGTCACCACGGGCATTGCACCAGCAGAAGTGGTCGTGGCCACAGTCACCGGTGGCAGCGTGATGAAGTTCGGCAGCACGGGCTCGACTCCTCCCGTTTCTCCCACTCCTTCTGAGCGCTCGCAGATGAGCACGGGGGACGAGAACTCGGCCACCGGAGACGCCTTTGGAGAGATGGTGACCTCACCCCTGACCCAGCTCACCCTGCAGGCCTCTCCAGTGCAGTTTCTGGTGAAGGAAGAAAGCTCCaagccttcctcctgcagcGTAAACGCGGCACCCAGGTCAGAGCGGTGCGGCACTGGTAACAGCAGAGATGCAGAAGTTAGGGACAAGGACCAGATGCTGCAGGAGAAGGACAAGCAGATTGAGGAACTCACCCGCATgctgaagcagaagcagcagctggttgAGATGCTCAGACtacagctggagcaggagaagcGCTCTCAGCAGTCACTACCGGCCCCAGCGGCTGCGGGAGAAAGAGCAGCCCTCgcctccagcccagcagcgTTCGGCATCCAGGTGAAGAGCGAGAACGGTTTCCTGAGCTGCCAGTCCGCAAAGCCAACCAGTGGCCAAACCGACCAATTCAGCCCCGCACCAGCCGCTAGCCAAATGGACACTTCGAATCCAAGCCCAGTGCCAAAGAAAGCCGTGATGGTGAAGCAGGAGGTGCCAGCCGCGGAAGCAGAGCCCCCGTGCCAGTCCCACAGCCCGCGGCTCTTCCTTGGCCAGCAAGGGAGCGCCCTGAGCGACCTGATCAAGGGCAGCCCGCCCCCCACCCTCATCACCGACTCCACCGGGACCCACATCGTGCTCACCGTGACCAAGCAGAGCGCCGAGAGGCAGGGCCTCTCGCCCCACGGGAAGGCAGGGAGTAGCTGCCCGGCCTTGCAG AGAGTACAATCATCGCCCGCTAAAACTTCCAGCCAACCGCAGTGTCAGCTACCTGCAAGCACTCCTCAGCAGCCCAcgcagcagaagcagcagcagcagcccacgcagcagcagaagcagcagcagcagccccgaggACTAAACCAACCTGTCAGAAAG GGTCAGAAGCCAGGCCTGCAGGTGGTcacagggcagcagccccacacCATACTGTCTTTCTCAGCACCTCCAAACCTGCAGCCCTTCTTCCTCAACGGTTTCCACAAAGGGTCCCTGAAAACTGGTGCTCCTGGCAAGGCCGGCCAACCCAGTGTGCCAGAAAAG CCCTCATCCCAGCCTggctctcctgctgccccctccccatcccacatggacctggagcagcagcagcagcagcagcacacgtCGCTTTTTGGaactcctccacctcctctccctgttCCCTCGGTCCCAATGAAAGAGCCACCAGGCTATGAAGAGGCCATGAAGCAACAGCCAAAGGCCCAG gaGAACggctgctccagccagcagaTGGATGACCTGTTCGATATCCTCATAGAGAGTGGAG AGATTTCTGCTGACTTCAAGGAGCAGTCGTCCCCAGCTGGAAAAGACCCACCCGCGGCCCCCGCCTGCTCCTCGCCGCCCAGCAGCCACCATTCCTCGGAGCTGGCGGTGCCGGGCTCCCTGGGGCAGCCGGTGCCCGTGGGCCGGCTGGAGGACttcctggagagcagcaccGGCCTCCCGCTGCTGACGGCAGGCCACGACGGTCCGGAGCCCCTGTCCCTGATTGATGACCTCCACAGTGAGATGCTGAGCAGCTCGGCCATCCTGGACCACCCGCCTTCGCCTATGGACACCTCGGAATTGCACTTTGCTCACGAGCCGGCCGGGGGCATAGCCCTGGATCTGGCTGAGGCTAACTTGGACAGCATGGACTGGCTGGAGCTGCCGGGGGGGTCCGTCATGAGCCTGGCTCCCCTCAGCACCGCGGCTCCCAGCCTCTTTTCCACAGACTTCCTTGATGGACATGATCTGCAGCTGCACTGGGATTCGTGCTTGTAA
- the MRTFA gene encoding myocardin-related transcription factor A isoform X6, giving the protein MPPLKSPAAFHEQRRSLERARTEDYLKRKIRSRPERSELVRMHILEETSAEPSLQAKQLKLKRARLADDLNEKIAQRPGPMELVEKNILPVESSLKEAIIVGQVNYPKVADNSSFDEDSSDALSPEQPASHESQGSVPSPMDSRICEPLPSTTGTSLAQGTSQLQISADSNETLFLPEQPPPPLPPPPLLPPSLTNGAALPAAKPPPTLIKQSQPKSTSEKSQRSKKAKELKPKVKKLKYHQYIPPDQKQDKGAPPMDSSYAKILQQQQLFLQLQILNQQQQQHYNYQTILPAPPKPPGEQQSGASAPAVRNLSATVSSTSSVSSGSSGLMRQNSNAAVGKPGPLPANLDEMKVAELKQELKLRALPVSGTKTDLIERLRAYQEQNGAAGPTTPTPKPSAAAILPKAAEVVVAFPAARLSTGPALVTTGIAPAEVVVATVTGGSVMKFGSTGSTPPVSPTPSERSQMSTGDENSATGDAFGEMVTSPLTQLTLQASPVQFLVKEESSKPSSCSVNAAPRSERCGTGNSRDAEVRDKDQMLQEKDKQIEELTRMLKQKQQLVEMLRLQLEQEKRSQQSLPAPAAAGERAALASSPAAFGIQVKSENGFLSCQSAKPTSGQTDQFSPAPAASQMDTSNPSPVPKKAVMVKQEVPAAEAEPPCQSHSPRLFLGQQGSALSDLIKGSPPPTLITDSTGTHIVLTVTKQSAERQGLSPHGKAGSSCPALQRVQSSPAKTSSQPQCQLPASTPQQPTQQKQQQQPTQQQKQQQQPRGLNQPVRKPSSQPGSPAAPSPSHMDLEQQQQQQHTSLFGTPPPPLPVPSVPMKEPPGYEEAMKQQPKAQENGCSSQQMDDLFDILIESGEISADFKEQSSPAGKDPPAAPACSSPPSSHHSSELAVPGSLGQPVPVGRLEDFLESSTGLPLLTAGHDGPEPLSLIDDLHSEMLSSSAILDHPPSPMDTSELHFAHEPAGGIALDLAEANLDSMDWLELPGGSVMSLAPLSTAAPSLFSTDFLDGHDLQLHWDSCL; this is encoded by the exons cTCTGAAAAGCCCAGCTGCATTTCATGAACAAAGAAGGAGTTTGGAGCGGGCCAGG ACAGAGGACTATCTGAAACGGAAAATCCGGTCCAGGCCAGAGAGATCGGAGCTGGTTAGGATGCACATTCTGGAAG AGACCTCGGCCGAACCCTCCTTGCAGGCCAAGCAGCTGAAGCTAAAGAGAGCCAGACTGGCAGATGACCTCAATGAGAAGATAGCGCAGAGGCCAGGTCCCATGGAGCTGGTGGAGAAGAACATCTTGCCTGTGGAATCCAGCCTGAAGGAAGCCATTATAG ttggACAGGTGAACTACCCAAAGGTTGCAGACAATTCCTCCTTTGACGAGGACAGCAGTGATGCCCTCTCCCCCGAACAGCCAGCCAGCCATGAGTCCCAGGGGTCTGTCCCATCGCCGATGGACTCCCGGATTTGTGAGCCTCTCCCTAGCACCACTGGCACATCACTAGCTCAG GGTACATCCCAATTGCAGATCAGTGCAGACTCCAATGAAACACTTTTCCTACCCGAACAGCCCCCCCCGCCTCTGCCACCTCCACCTCTCCTGCCCCCTAGTCTTACCAATGGAGCGGCTCTTCCTGCTGCCAAGCCCCCACCGACGCTCATTAAG cAAAGCCAGCCCAAGTCTACCAGTGAGAAGTCTCAGCGCAGTAAGAAAGCCAAGGAGTTGAAGCCGAAAGTCAAGAAGCTTAAATATCATCAGTATATCCCCCCGGACCAAAAGCAGGACAAGGGAGCTCCTCCCATGGATTCATCCTATGCCAAaatactgcagcagcagcaactctTTCTCCAGCTTCAGATCCtcaaccagcagcagcagcagcactacaACTACCAGACCATCCTGCCAGCTCCACCGAA GcctccaggagagcagcagagtgGTGCCAGTGCCCCTGCCGTACGCAATCTCTCTGCCACAGTCAGTAGCACCTCTTCAGTATCCTCCGGTTCCAGCGGGCTGATGCGACAGAACAGTAACGCTGCAGTGGGCAAGCCAGGCCCTCTCCCTGCCAACCTAGATGAGATGAAG GTGGCAGAGCTGAAGCAGGAGTTGAAGCTGAGGGCCTTGCCTGTCTCGGGCACAAAGACGGACCTGATTGAGCGTCTCAGAGCCTACCAAGAGCAGAACGGTGCGGCCGGCCCAACCACCCCCACTCCCAAGCCCAGCGCTGCAGCCATTCTCCCCAAAGCTGCCGAAGTGGTGGTGGCCTTCCCTGCCGCCAGGCTGAGCACGGGGCCAGCCCTGGTCACCACGGGCATTGCACCAGCAGAAGTGGTCGTGGCCACAGTCACCGGTGGCAGCGTGATGAAGTTCGGCAGCACGGGCTCGACTCCTCCCGTTTCTCCCACTCCTTCTGAGCGCTCGCAGATGAGCACGGGGGACGAGAACTCGGCCACCGGAGACGCCTTTGGAGAGATGGTGACCTCACCCCTGACCCAGCTCACCCTGCAGGCCTCTCCAGTGCAGTTTCTGGTGAAGGAAGAAAGCTCCaagccttcctcctgcagcGTAAACGCGGCACCCAGGTCAGAGCGGTGCGGCACTGGTAACAGCAGAGATGCAGAAGTTAGGGACAAGGACCAGATGCTGCAGGAGAAGGACAAGCAGATTGAGGAACTCACCCGCATgctgaagcagaagcagcagctggttgAGATGCTCAGACtacagctggagcaggagaagcGCTCTCAGCAGTCACTACCGGCCCCAGCGGCTGCGGGAGAAAGAGCAGCCCTCgcctccagcccagcagcgTTCGGCATCCAGGTGAAGAGCGAGAACGGTTTCCTGAGCTGCCAGTCCGCAAAGCCAACCAGTGGCCAAACCGACCAATTCAGCCCCGCACCAGCCGCTAGCCAAATGGACACTTCGAATCCAAGCCCAGTGCCAAAGAAAGCCGTGATGGTGAAGCAGGAGGTGCCAGCCGCGGAAGCAGAGCCCCCGTGCCAGTCCCACAGCCCGCGGCTCTTCCTTGGCCAGCAAGGGAGCGCCCTGAGCGACCTGATCAAGGGCAGCCCGCCCCCCACCCTCATCACCGACTCCACCGGGACCCACATCGTGCTCACCGTGACCAAGCAGAGCGCCGAGAGGCAGGGCCTCTCGCCCCACGGGAAGGCAGGGAGTAGCTGCCCGGCCTTGCAG AGAGTACAATCATCGCCCGCTAAAACTTCCAGCCAACCGCAGTGTCAGCTACCTGCAAGCACTCCTCAGCAGCCCAcgcagcagaagcagcagcagcagcccacgcagcagcagaagcagcagcagcagccccgaggACTAAACCAACCTGTCAGAAAG CCCTCATCCCAGCCTggctctcctgctgccccctccccatcccacatggacctggagcagcagcagcagcagcagcacacgtCGCTTTTTGGaactcctccacctcctctccctgttCCCTCGGTCCCAATGAAAGAGCCACCAGGCTATGAAGAGGCCATGAAGCAACAGCCAAAGGCCCAG gaGAACggctgctccagccagcagaTGGATGACCTGTTCGATATCCTCATAGAGAGTGGAG AGATTTCTGCTGACTTCAAGGAGCAGTCGTCCCCAGCTGGAAAAGACCCACCCGCGGCCCCCGCCTGCTCCTCGCCGCCCAGCAGCCACCATTCCTCGGAGCTGGCGGTGCCGGGCTCCCTGGGGCAGCCGGTGCCCGTGGGCCGGCTGGAGGACttcctggagagcagcaccGGCCTCCCGCTGCTGACGGCAGGCCACGACGGTCCGGAGCCCCTGTCCCTGATTGATGACCTCCACAGTGAGATGCTGAGCAGCTCGGCCATCCTGGACCACCCGCCTTCGCCTATGGACACCTCGGAATTGCACTTTGCTCACGAGCCGGCCGGGGGCATAGCCCTGGATCTGGCTGAGGCTAACTTGGACAGCATGGACTGGCTGGAGCTGCCGGGGGGGTCCGTCATGAGCCTGGCTCCCCTCAGCACCGCGGCTCCCAGCCTCTTTTCCACAGACTTCCTTGATGGACATGATCTGCAGCTGCACTGGGATTCGTGCTTGTAA
- the MRTFA gene encoding myocardin-related transcription factor A isoform X2, which yields MAVAITKAKVDFSGVVCLPPSVIAGNGLDGGGAGENDDEPVLVSLSAAPSPQSEAVANELQELSLQPELTLSLHHGRNPNLPPLSERKNVLQLKLQQRRTREELVSQGIMPPLKSPAAFHEQRRSLERARTEDYLKRKIRSRPERSELVRMHILEETSAEPSLQAKQLKLKRARLADDLNEKIAQRPGPMELVEKNILPVESSLKEAIIVGQVNYPKVADNSSFDEDSSDALSPEQPASHESQGSVPSPMDSRICEPLPSTTGTSLAQGTSQLQISADSNETLFLPEQPPPPLPPPPLLPPSLTNGAALPAAKPPPTLIKQSQPKSTSEKSQRSKKAKELKPKVKKLKYHQYIPPDQKQDKGAPPMDSSYAKILQQQQLFLQLQILNQQQQQHYNYQTILPAPPKPPGEQQSGASAPAVRNLSATVSSTSSVSSGSSGLMRQNSNAAVGKPGPLPANLDEMKVNVGAAGSPVKLHGPFFFGHFQWGVNAEQCCCPRAELAGADGKGWRCCPAVRTGGAGVLACRGSLGPFPVALVAVNSCSGYSACSLNVALFPPHQVAELKQELKLRALPVSGTKTDLIERLRAYQEQNGAAGPTTPTPKPSAAAILPKAAEVVVAFPAARLSTGPALVTTGIAPAEVVVATVTGGSVMKFGSTGSTPPVSPTPSERSQMSTGDENSATGDAFGEMVTSPLTQLTLQASPVQFLVKEESSKPSSCSVNAAPRSERCGTGNSRDAEVRDKDQMLQEKDKQIEELTRMLKQKQQLVEMLRLQLEQEKRSQQSLPAPAAAGERAALASSPAAFGIQVKSENGFLSCQSAKPTSGQTDQFSPAPAASQMDTSNPSPVPKKAVMVKQEVPAAEAEPPCQSHSPRLFLGQQGSALSDLIKGSPPPTLITDSTGTHIVLTVTKQSAERQGLSPHGKAGSSCPALQRVQSSPAKTSSQPQCQLPASTPQQPTQQKQQQQPTQQQKQQQQPRGLNQPVRKGQKPGLQVVTGQQPHTILSFSAPPNLQPFFLNGFHKGSLKTGAPGKAGQPSVPEKPSSQPGSPAAPSPSHMDLEQQQQQQHTSLFGTPPPPLPVPSVPMKEPPGYEEAMKQQPKAQENGCSSQQMDDLFDILIESGEISADFKEQSSPAGKDPPAAPACSSPPSSHHSSELAVPGSLGQPVPVGRLEDFLESSTGLPLLTAGHDGPEPLSLIDDLHSEMLSSSAILDHPPSPMDTSELHFAHEPAGGIALDLAEANLDSMDWLELPGGSVMSLAPLSTAAPSLFSTDFLDGHDLQLHWDSCL from the exons cTCTGAAAAGCCCAGCTGCATTTCATGAACAAAGAAGGAGTTTGGAGCGGGCCAGG ACAGAGGACTATCTGAAACGGAAAATCCGGTCCAGGCCAGAGAGATCGGAGCTGGTTAGGATGCACATTCTGGAAG AGACCTCGGCCGAACCCTCCTTGCAGGCCAAGCAGCTGAAGCTAAAGAGAGCCAGACTGGCAGATGACCTCAATGAGAAGATAGCGCAGAGGCCAGGTCCCATGGAGCTGGTGGAGAAGAACATCTTGCCTGTGGAATCCAGCCTGAAGGAAGCCATTATAG ttggACAGGTGAACTACCCAAAGGTTGCAGACAATTCCTCCTTTGACGAGGACAGCAGTGATGCCCTCTCCCCCGAACAGCCAGCCAGCCATGAGTCCCAGGGGTCTGTCCCATCGCCGATGGACTCCCGGATTTGTGAGCCTCTCCCTAGCACCACTGGCACATCACTAGCTCAG GGTACATCCCAATTGCAGATCAGTGCAGACTCCAATGAAACACTTTTCCTACCCGAACAGCCCCCCCCGCCTCTGCCACCTCCACCTCTCCTGCCCCCTAGTCTTACCAATGGAGCGGCTCTTCCTGCTGCCAAGCCCCCACCGACGCTCATTAAG cAAAGCCAGCCCAAGTCTACCAGTGAGAAGTCTCAGCGCAGTAAGAAAGCCAAGGAGTTGAAGCCGAAAGTCAAGAAGCTTAAATATCATCAGTATATCCCCCCGGACCAAAAGCAGGACAAGGGAGCTCCTCCCATGGATTCATCCTATGCCAAaatactgcagcagcagcaactctTTCTCCAGCTTCAGATCCtcaaccagcagcagcagcagcactacaACTACCAGACCATCCTGCCAGCTCCACCGAA GcctccaggagagcagcagagtgGTGCCAGTGCCCCTGCCGTACGCAATCTCTCTGCCACAGTCAGTAGCACCTCTTCAGTATCCTCCGGTTCCAGCGGGCTGATGCGACAGAACAGTAACGCTGCAGTGGGCAAGCCAGGCCCTCTCCCTGCCAACCTAGATGAGATGAAGGTAAACGTTGGTGCTGCTGGCAGTCCTGTGAAACTGCAcggcccttttttttttggccattttCAGTGGGGAGTCAACGCTGAGCAATGTTGctgccccagagcagagctggcaggagctgatGGTAAGGGCTGGCGTTGCTGCCCTGCAGTTCGTACCGGAGGTGCGGGCGTGTTGGCCTGCAGGGGGTCACTTGGCCCTTTCCCTGTGGCTCTGGTAGCTGTTAACAGTTGTTCTGGTTATAGCGCGTGCTCTCTTAATGTTGCCCTCTTTCCCCCCCATCAGGTGGCAGAGCTGAAGCAGGAGTTGAAGCTGAGGGCCTTGCCTGTCTCGGGCACAAAGACGGACCTGATTGAGCGTCTCAGAGCCTACCAAGAGCAGAACGGTGCGGCCGGCCCAACCACCCCCACTCCCAAGCCCAGCGCTGCAGCCATTCTCCCCAAAGCTGCCGAAGTGGTGGTGGCCTTCCCTGCCGCCAGGCTGAGCACGGGGCCAGCCCTGGTCACCACGGGCATTGCACCAGCAGAAGTGGTCGTGGCCACAGTCACCGGTGGCAGCGTGATGAAGTTCGGCAGCACGGGCTCGACTCCTCCCGTTTCTCCCACTCCTTCTGAGCGCTCGCAGATGAGCACGGGGGACGAGAACTCGGCCACCGGAGACGCCTTTGGAGAGATGGTGACCTCACCCCTGACCCAGCTCACCCTGCAGGCCTCTCCAGTGCAGTTTCTGGTGAAGGAAGAAAGCTCCaagccttcctcctgcagcGTAAACGCGGCACCCAGGTCAGAGCGGTGCGGCACTGGTAACAGCAGAGATGCAGAAGTTAGGGACAAGGACCAGATGCTGCAGGAGAAGGACAAGCAGATTGAGGAACTCACCCGCATgctgaagcagaagcagcagctggttgAGATGCTCAGACtacagctggagcaggagaagcGCTCTCAGCAGTCACTACCGGCCCCAGCGGCTGCGGGAGAAAGAGCAGCCCTCgcctccagcccagcagcgTTCGGCATCCAGGTGAAGAGCGAGAACGGTTTCCTGAGCTGCCAGTCCGCAAAGCCAACCAGTGGCCAAACCGACCAATTCAGCCCCGCACCAGCCGCTAGCCAAATGGACACTTCGAATCCAAGCCCAGTGCCAAAGAAAGCCGTGATGGTGAAGCAGGAGGTGCCAGCCGCGGAAGCAGAGCCCCCGTGCCAGTCCCACAGCCCGCGGCTCTTCCTTGGCCAGCAAGGGAGCGCCCTGAGCGACCTGATCAAGGGCAGCCCGCCCCCCACCCTCATCACCGACTCCACCGGGACCCACATCGTGCTCACCGTGACCAAGCAGAGCGCCGAGAGGCAGGGCCTCTCGCCCCACGGGAAGGCAGGGAGTAGCTGCCCGGCCTTGCAG AGAGTACAATCATCGCCCGCTAAAACTTCCAGCCAACCGCAGTGTCAGCTACCTGCAAGCACTCCTCAGCAGCCCAcgcagcagaagcagcagcagcagcccacgcagcagcagaagcagcagcagcagccccgaggACTAAACCAACCTGTCAGAAAG GGTCAGAAGCCAGGCCTGCAGGTGGTcacagggcagcagccccacacCATACTGTCTTTCTCAGCACCTCCAAACCTGCAGCCCTTCTTCCTCAACGGTTTCCACAAAGGGTCCCTGAAAACTGGTGCTCCTGGCAAGGCCGGCCAACCCAGTGTGCCAGAAAAG CCCTCATCCCAGCCTggctctcctgctgccccctccccatcccacatggacctggagcagcagcagcagcagcagcacacgtCGCTTTTTGGaactcctccacctcctctccctgttCCCTCGGTCCCAATGAAAGAGCCACCAGGCTATGAAGAGGCCATGAAGCAACAGCCAAAGGCCCAG gaGAACggctgctccagccagcagaTGGATGACCTGTTCGATATCCTCATAGAGAGTGGAG AGATTTCTGCTGACTTCAAGGAGCAGTCGTCCCCAGCTGGAAAAGACCCACCCGCGGCCCCCGCCTGCTCCTCGCCGCCCAGCAGCCACCATTCCTCGGAGCTGGCGGTGCCGGGCTCCCTGGGGCAGCCGGTGCCCGTGGGCCGGCTGGAGGACttcctggagagcagcaccGGCCTCCCGCTGCTGACGGCAGGCCACGACGGTCCGGAGCCCCTGTCCCTGATTGATGACCTCCACAGTGAGATGCTGAGCAGCTCGGCCATCCTGGACCACCCGCCTTCGCCTATGGACACCTCGGAATTGCACTTTGCTCACGAGCCGGCCGGGGGCATAGCCCTGGATCTGGCTGAGGCTAACTTGGACAGCATGGACTGGCTGGAGCTGCCGGGGGGGTCCGTCATGAGCCTGGCTCCCCTCAGCACCGCGGCTCCCAGCCTCTTTTCCACAGACTTCCTTGATGGACATGATCTGCAGCTGCACTGGGATTCGTGCTTGTAA